In the genome of Pyrobaculum islandicum DSM 4184, the window TTGGAGAAATAAAGGTCTATAAGTCTGTTGGGAACCCCCTATTTGATGCCGCAATGGCCAGTTACGTATTAGAAAAGGCGAGAAAAATAGGGGCGGGAGCTGAGGTGCGGTGGGATTAACGCTGGTTTGGGACAGGGGGACAATACTTCTAGAGGGCGACGTACCGAGGGAGCTCAAGAGCCTCCCCTTTATAAAATTCGACAGTAGAGTTAATAAATATAGATCTCTCGCCATATACTACCCAAGGATTCTGGCTGTTGCAAAGGCGGTGGGCATAGAGATTGAAGACAGAGTCTGGGCTCCACAGTGTAAAGAAGTTAGGCCTGCCACAGAGGTCAAGCTGAGGAGTTACCAGAGGGAGGCCCTTGAGGCTTGGATGAAGACCAAGCGTGGCGTCGTGGTCATGCCCACCGGCGCCGGCAAAACACACGTGGCGATAGCCGCCATTGCTAAAATAGGCGAGCCAGCCCTCGTGGTCGTTCCCACAGTGGAACTGGTGCAACAGTGGAGGACCCGCTTATCCCACTACTTCCCGGGGAGGGTGGGGGTGTGGTACGGCGAAGAGAAGAGGGAGAGCTGCGTCACGGTGATCACTTACGACTCAGCCTACGCGGCGGTGGAGACCCTAGGCAACAAGTTTAGACTTCTCGTATTTGACGAGGTGCACCACCTCCCCTCCCAGTCCTACCGGCAGATAGCGGAGCTGAGCCCAGCCCCATACCGCATGGGGCTGACGGCGACGCCAGAGCGGTCAGACGGGCTACACGTAGATTTGGACTGGCTAGTGGGCCCCGTGGTGTATAGGCTATCCGCTGCCGAGGTGAGGGGCTTGTGGACGGCGGACTACGAGGTAGAAGTTATAAGAGTGCAGCTGAGGGAGGAGGAGAGAGCGCTATACAAGGAGCTGGAGAGACAGTACCTCGCCTACCTCAGGAAGAGGGGGTTGAGGTTCAGATCGCCGTCGGACTTCCAAAAGCTCGTTGTTCTAGCCGGCCGCGACCCCGAGGCGAGGAAGGCCCTCGCCGCTTGGCATGGCATGAGACGGCTAATCTTTGAGACAGAGGCCAAGGTAGACGCTGTGGGGGACATACTGGCGAGACACAGAGACTCTAAGATAATCATATTCACTGAATACACCTCCCTGGCCAGGGCCGTGTCAGAGCGCTACCTCATACCTCTGGTGACGCATGACACCTCTCCCTACGAGAGGGAGCTGGTGATGTCTGCCTTTAGGAGGGGGGAGTTCAAGGCCATAGTCACGGGGAAGGTGCTAGACGAGGGAGTTGACGTGCCCGACGTAGACGTGGTCGTAATTCTGGGCGGAACCTCCAGTACAAGACAATTCATACAGAGGATGGGCCGCGCCCTTAGGCTAAAGCCCCACAAGGCCAAGATATACGAGGTGGTGACCTCCAGCACTAGGGAGGTCGGGGCGGCGAGGAGAAGAAAGAAGGGCTTAACGTGATCCCCCTGGAGTACCTAAGAATTACGAAGAAGAGAGGCGAGGTAAAGCCGCTATACCTTATCGACGAGTCTCCAGCCGCTGCGGTGCTTGAGGCTGTAAGAAAGTCGGCGACTATAGGCGAGTTTAGGAAGAAAGTTGAGGCATTAGGTTGGGATAAGAGATTGACAGGAGGCTTGGCCCATCTTGTAGAACAGTTGGCCAAGGTGGAGGAGGTAGACACCCGCTTAGTGGCCAAGGTGAGGCTGGAGGTGTTCAAGGCCTCCGCCGCCGCGGGCTACGCCCTAACGCCCGAGGACCGGGAGAGGGTGTTCCAGGCGGCGGCCACCAAGCTGAGAATGGACGTGGCCGAGGTGAAGCGGCTCTTCTCCAAGGCCTACGAGGAAAACAGGGCCATCCTCCAGCCGCCCGACCTAACCCCCGGGGACCTCCTCCGCCTCTACAATCTCTCCCTTATCCAGACCCTCCTCTTCAAATCGCTATGGGTGAAGGCGAAGTTGCCCAATGACCCCCCGCTTGTGAAAACCCTCGTGAGAGCTGTAAAGGGTCTGAGACTGATGTATACGGCGGAGGAAGCCGGAGACCAGCTGGCGTTTCACTTCGACGGGCCCGCCTCTGCACTGAGGCAGACAGAGCGCTATGGCACGAGACTCGCTAAGCTCGTGCCCTACATAGTGGCAGCGTCCAACTGGAGTCTGGAGGCTGAGGTGAAGCTGGGCGACCGTACCTACCACTTCAGAGAGAGTTCGCAAACAGCGCCACCACTGGCTAGTAGACCGCCGGCTGCCGACGAGTTCGACAGCTACGTGGAGCAGGAGTTCTACCGCCAAGTGTCCAGGGTATGTCCAGTGGAGAGGGAGCCGGAGGTACTGGTGGTGGAGGGCAGGGTCTACATACCGGATTTTAAAATCGGCGACTTATATATAGAGGTTGTGGGGTTCTGGACGCCTGACTACCTGAGGCGGAAGTACGAAAAGGTTGTAAAAGTCGGCAAGCCCCTCCTGGTTCTGGTAGACGAGGAGCTCGCCATGTCCACCTGGAAGCAGCTCCTTCCCAACGTCGTGCTCTACAAGGGGAGGCCGCGGCTAGAAGACGTGTACAAGTACATAAAGCCATACTGCAGGCGTCAGTAGTAGTCGCCCAAAAGCCACTCGTTCCCTAAAGATACCTCCACAAGCCCGTTTTCCCTAGCTATCTTCAAGGCTGTTTCAGCATGTCTTCTAGAAGTGGGCGGTAGGTCGTCGAGCATATAGTCGGGGTGGAAGGCGAGGAACCTCGTGGGTACCTCTGGTTCTACGCGGGCGATGAACTTAGTAAGCAGATCTACCTCAACCTCGTCGACGTAGCCAGGGACTAGAAGAATCGAGGCTACCACAAGCGGCACTTCACGTCGTTCTCTAAAACGCCGAGCCGCCGCCTTGAAGTTACGTAACACCACGTCCACCTCTCCGTCTGTAAGCGCCTTGTATACACTGGGCGTAAACGCCTTTAGGTCAAACTTCACGATGCCCCCCGTCTTGAGCGATATGTCAACTACTTTGTCCAAGAGATGTGGCGCGATTTGGCCGCTTGTCTCCCAACACACCCTTATCCCTTTCTCCGCCGCCCTTTTTGCCACAAGTAGTGCGTGGACAGTCTGAGGCGCTGGATCTCCGCCAAAGAAACAAACACAAGTTACCCTCCGCCCCATCGCCCTCTCAAGCTCATCAACGGAGACCAGGCGGGGGTTTGAGGGGTACGTCCTATACTGCCAGTTCTGACAGTATAGACAGTCAAGACTACATGCGCCATAAAACACCGCCAGGTTGTAGTATCCAACCTCGCCCAGGGGAGATCTGGCGTAACGCGGATAGCCCCTACCAGTTGACGCTGGGCATATCCAATCGGCAACACAATTAGTAGGTATGGGGTCGTAATAATACGTGAGGACGCCGACGTTGATATCTCCACCAGGTCTAACAAGTCTCCCGCTGAAGTTTTTCACAAGGCCGCAGTAGCCCACGCTGCCCTCTGGGATGGCGCATCCCCTGCCGCAAATTCCACACGGCGTGCCAGAGGTCGGCGGAGACAACGGTAGTTTAAAACGCATACGGCTCACGGCGTGGGCTCTAGCGGCTATTTCTAAAGCGTCGCGGGGCCTCCTCCTTAGACAGTCTATACAAACGCCTAATTTACTAGATATTAAGATACTTCTATTTCCACAGAGTTTGCAAATGCCCACAGAAAAAGTACATGAAAAATTATTTTTAAACTGGCGGCGCCGTAATCCCGTATTTTGTCTTCCACTCTTCAAAAGCCTTCTGCTCCTCTGGTGTAAGTGATTTGCCAAATCTATACCAACCCTTCTTAGCCTTAGCCTCAGGGGTGGCTTCGCTGGCTTTAGATATAGCTTTTACAGGACAGACAGCTACACAAGAGAAGTCGTCTTTACACTTCTCCCAAATGAGTCTCGACTTGCCATTTTCATCTAACTCAAGAGCTTGATATGGACACGCCGCAACACACGCGCCGCAACTTATACATATGTCTTGGTCTATTACTACTCGTTCATATTTTGCCAGTTCAGCCATAACGCCAGAGATATATTTACT includes:
- a CDS encoding DEAD/DEAH box helicase; translated protein: MGLTLVWDRGTILLEGDVPRELKSLPFIKFDSRVNKYRSLAIYYPRILAVAKAVGIEIEDRVWAPQCKEVRPATEVKLRSYQREALEAWMKTKRGVVVMPTGAGKTHVAIAAIAKIGEPALVVVPTVELVQQWRTRLSHYFPGRVGVWYGEEKRESCVTVITYDSAYAAVETLGNKFRLLVFDEVHHLPSQSYRQIAELSPAPYRMGLTATPERSDGLHVDLDWLVGPVVYRLSAAEVRGLWTADYEVEVIRVQLREEERALYKELERQYLAYLRKRGLRFRSPSDFQKLVVLAGRDPEARKALAAWHGMRRLIFETEAKVDAVGDILARHRDSKIIIFTEYTSLARAVSERYLIPLVTHDTSPYERELVMSAFRRGEFKAIVTGKVLDEGVDVPDVDVVVILGGTSSTRQFIQRMGRALRLKPHKAKIYEVVTSSTREVGAARRRKKGLT
- a CDS encoding DUF790 family protein, with the protein product MIPLEYLRITKKRGEVKPLYLIDESPAAAVLEAVRKSATIGEFRKKVEALGWDKRLTGGLAHLVEQLAKVEEVDTRLVAKVRLEVFKASAAAGYALTPEDRERVFQAAATKLRMDVAEVKRLFSKAYEENRAILQPPDLTPGDLLRLYNLSLIQTLLFKSLWVKAKLPNDPPLVKTLVRAVKGLRLMYTAEEAGDQLAFHFDGPASALRQTERYGTRLAKLVPYIVAASNWSLEAEVKLGDRTYHFRESSQTAPPLASRPPAADEFDSYVEQEFYRQVSRVCPVEREPEVLVVEGRVYIPDFKIGDLYIEVVGFWTPDYLRRKYEKVVKVGKPLLVLVDEELAMSTWKQLLPNVVLYKGRPRLEDVYKYIKPYCRRQ
- a CDS encoding radical SAM protein; its protein translation is MGICKLCGNRSILISSKLGVCIDCLRRRPRDALEIAARAHAVSRMRFKLPLSPPTSGTPCGICGRGCAIPEGSVGYCGLVKNFSGRLVRPGGDINVGVLTYYYDPIPTNCVADWICPASTGRGYPRYARSPLGEVGYYNLAVFYGACSLDCLYCQNWQYRTYPSNPRLVSVDELERAMGRRVTCVCFFGGDPAPQTVHALLVAKRAAEKGIRVCWETSGQIAPHLLDKVVDISLKTGGIVKFDLKAFTPSVYKALTDGEVDVVLRNFKAAARRFRERREVPLVVASILLVPGYVDEVEVDLLTKFIARVEPEVPTRFLAFHPDYMLDDLPPTSRRHAETALKIARENGLVEVSLGNEWLLGDYY
- a CDS encoding 4Fe-4S dicluster domain-containing protein; this encodes MAELAKYERVVIDQDICISCGACVAACPYQALELDENGKSRLIWEKCKDDFSCVAVCPVKAISKASEATPEAKAKKGWYRFGKSLTPEEQKAFEEWKTKYGITAPPV